The segment TGTGCTCAGGGATGTGTGCGTTCATTGCTCACGCCTTGGAGGCATGAACGACGTCGCCGTCTTCCTTGGTGTACTCCGCGACGGGATTGTCCAGCAGCGCCAGTACGACTTCAGATGGGCGGCAAAGTCGGGTAACGGTGGGGGTCACCACGACTGGGCGATTGATCAGGATCGGATGTGCCAGCATGGCGTCGATCAGCTCGGCGTCGCTGAGAGCGGAGTTTTCTAGCCCAAGTTCATCAAAGGGCGTGCCCTTGCGGCGCAGCAGCGGGCGTGGGCCGCCCCCCATGGCGGTGATCAAGGCCTCAAGCGTTTCACGCGTCGGCGGCGTGACCAGATACTCGATGACCTCCGGTGTCTCACCGGAGGCCTTGAGCATGGCCAGCACATTGCGCGACGTGCCACAGGCCGGGTTGTGA is part of the Cobetia sp. L2A1 genome and harbors:
- the arsC gene encoding arsenate reductase (glutaredoxin) (This arsenate reductase requires both glutathione and glutaredoxin to convert arsenate to arsenite, after which the efflux transporter formed by ArsA and ArsB can extrude the arsenite from the cell, providing resistance.); this encodes MTDSTRITLYHNPACGTSRNVLAMLKASGETPEVIEYLVTPPTRETLEALITAMGGGPRPLLRRKGTPFDELGLENSALSDAELIDAMLAHPILINRPVVVTPTVTRLCRPSEVVLALLDNPVAEYTKEDGDVVHASKA